One part of the Candidatus Aquiluna sp. UB-MaderosW2red genome encodes these proteins:
- the hemQ gene encoding hydrogen peroxide-dependent heme synthase produces MSQEAVNAINDEIRYTNWTALKLSAPTEDSAQSRNEIALFEAMLAENDIELRGSYDIRGLRGDADLLLWLHAPKAELIQLALREFRRTTVGSRFESTWSGMGIHRPAEFNRSHVPGFMLGKPAKDWLCFYPFVRSFDWYLLPEPERREMLIEHGVAGGKFPGIVSNTVASFGLGDYEWLLALESDDLHEIVDMMRELRYTKARLHVREEVPFYTGKRFPLETTGSLFA; encoded by the coding sequence ATGAGTCAAGAAGCTGTTAACGCCATCAACGACGAGATTCGCTATACAAACTGGACTGCGCTGAAACTCAGCGCACCAACTGAAGATTCTGCGCAATCTAGAAATGAAATAGCACTTTTTGAGGCCATGCTGGCCGAAAATGATATTGAGCTACGCGGTAGTTACGATATCCGAGGATTGCGTGGTGACGCTGATTTGCTTTTATGGCTGCACGCCCCCAAGGCGGAGTTGATTCAGTTGGCGCTGCGCGAATTTAGAAGAACCACGGTTGGTTCACGCTTTGAGAGCACTTGGTCGGGCATGGGAATCCATCGGCCGGCCGAATTCAACCGGAGCCATGTGCCGGGATTCATGTTGGGAAAGCCTGCCAAAGACTGGCTGTGTTTCTATCCTTTTGTGCGATCTTTTGATTGGTACTTATTACCGGAGCCCGAACGCCGCGAAATGCTGATTGAGCACGGGGTTGCGGGCGGCAAATTTCCCGGGATCGTGTCCAACACCGTCGCTTCTTTTGGTCTGGGGGACTATGAGTGGCTACTGGCCCTGGAGTCAGATGACCTCCACGAAATCGTAGACATGATGCGAGAACTTCGTTACACAAAGGCACGGCTTCACGTTCGCGAGGAAGTGCCGTTTTACACAGGCAAGCGCTTTCCACTAGAGACCACAGGGAGTCTATTCGCATGA
- a CDS encoding NAD(P)/FAD-dependent oxidoreductase → MKTFDHVVIGGGFSGLLAALRASDIDQRVLIIEANDYLGGLVKKAPIGESQIDLGAESFSIIKDDLLALVIELELESKLVIPNSVGAYLLTSGSRIEIPKGYLGVPMNLDDPVLREIFSESEIAEAKRLDSLPFGFESGTVFDLITSRLGEAFNSRLVEPVLAGVHGSSSQNLDAEVIFASILPKALELGSLVEAVNHNRMQLEKSGSTMAPGSAVMGLLGGMTTLIEALVERLTKESVVFELGSNVESIFRVEDQWRVTTKNGSVLAKRMSVCTGPAAVSKLFKSAVGLAAERFNVVDVAVVGVLVQSAQLNSNPLGTGALIAKDQGFLAKATTHTSAKWSWIKESLPKDKHLIRLSYGRDGEIPNGDLEALAKAELGLIYGISDHKVLESVSIFWPGALVQSNQKVISDFQQATENLEAMGIEFCGAFLSGNGLLGLVNQHNKRRNS, encoded by the coding sequence ATGAAAACATTTGACCACGTAGTCATTGGCGGCGGCTTTTCAGGGCTTTTGGCGGCACTGCGCGCTTCGGATATAGATCAACGGGTGCTAATTATTGAGGCAAATGATTATCTCGGCGGCCTGGTGAAAAAGGCTCCGATTGGCGAATCACAGATTGACTTGGGTGCGGAGTCCTTCAGCATCATAAAAGACGATCTTCTGGCGCTGGTGATCGAACTCGAATTGGAATCAAAACTAGTAATCCCTAATTCGGTGGGTGCATATTTACTCACCAGCGGCAGCCGGATCGAGATTCCAAAAGGTTATTTGGGTGTCCCAATGAATCTCGATGACCCAGTTCTTAGAGAAATTTTCAGTGAGTCGGAAATTGCCGAGGCCAAAAGATTGGATTCACTTCCCTTTGGCTTCGAGTCTGGAACAGTTTTTGACTTGATTACTAGCCGACTAGGCGAAGCCTTTAATTCAAGACTAGTTGAGCCAGTGCTCGCAGGAGTTCACGGCTCAAGCTCGCAAAACTTAGATGCGGAAGTTATATTCGCAAGCATCTTGCCAAAGGCCCTGGAACTTGGTTCCTTAGTTGAAGCCGTGAATCACAACAGAATGCAATTGGAAAAATCTGGTTCCACAATGGCGCCGGGAAGCGCCGTCATGGGGCTTTTAGGGGGCATGACCACCCTGATTGAAGCTCTGGTCGAGCGGCTGACGAAAGAATCTGTGGTTTTCGAGCTGGGTAGCAATGTGGAGTCGATATTTCGAGTCGAAGATCAATGGCGGGTCACTACTAAAAATGGTTCCGTTCTAGCTAAGAGGATGAGCGTTTGCACGGGCCCGGCTGCTGTTTCAAAGTTATTTAAATCAGCGGTCGGCCTGGCCGCGGAGCGATTCAATGTTGTGGATGTGGCAGTTGTCGGGGTTTTGGTGCAAAGCGCTCAGCTCAATAGCAACCCGCTCGGAACCGGCGCGCTGATTGCAAAAGACCAAGGGTTTTTGGCTAAGGCGACTACTCACACCAGTGCCAAATGGTCCTGGATCAAAGAATCGTTGCCCAAAGATAAGCACTTGATTCGACTGAGCTACGGTCGCGATGGTGAAATTCCGAACGGTGACCTGGAGGCTTTGGCCAAGGCGGAGCTTGGGCTCATCTATGGAATTTCCGATCACAAAGTGCTTGAGTCGGTTTCCATTTTCTGGCCAGGAGCACTGGTGCAATCGAATCAAAAAGTAATTAGTGATTTTCAGCAGGCAACCGAAAATCTAGAAGCCATGGGCATCGAATTTTGCGGGGCATTTTTGAGTGGGAACGGGCTACTCGGATTAGTAAATCAACACAATAAACGGAGGAACTCATGA
- the hemE gene encoding uroporphyrinogen decarboxylase, protein MQLNANHPLNDGRTRQSNLVRSLRGERTSPLPVWFMRQAGRSLPEYRKLRENVSMLDSCLTPDLVVEITMQPVRRHGVDAAILFSDIVIPLRLAGVKVEITAGIGPQIANPVTTRKAFEELGDLSDEALEPIRVSVGRLIEELGETPLIGFGGAPFTLASYLIEGGPSKDLPQSRRLMAEDPELWNDILSWCAKITASFIRAQVLSGASALQVFDSWAGKLSHADYVAFAAPHTKTLFDQLKDLSDDSGVAVPRIHFGVGTAGIHKQMMEVGATVLGVDYLTSLADTAAEFDFKVPLQGNIDPAFLAGDFEELKAHTKSVIDAGQKAPGHVVNLGHGVPKDTDPIVLTKLVEYIHQITS, encoded by the coding sequence ATGCAACTAAATGCAAATCACCCGCTCAACGATGGAAGAACCCGCCAGTCGAATTTAGTGCGCTCGCTCAGAGGGGAGCGAACTAGCCCCTTGCCAGTTTGGTTCATGCGTCAAGCCGGCCGCTCCTTGCCGGAATATCGCAAGCTCCGCGAGAACGTCAGCATGCTCGACAGCTGCCTAACCCCGGATTTGGTGGTTGAGATAACCATGCAGCCGGTCAGGCGCCACGGCGTTGACGCAGCAATTCTTTTTTCAGACATCGTGATTCCACTTCGCCTTGCAGGGGTGAAAGTGGAAATCACCGCCGGCATTGGTCCCCAAATTGCGAATCCAGTGACGACTCGAAAGGCGTTTGAAGAACTTGGCGACCTAAGCGATGAGGCCTTGGAGCCAATTCGCGTCTCTGTTGGACGGTTGATCGAGGAACTCGGAGAAACTCCTCTAATTGGTTTTGGCGGGGCGCCATTTACATTGGCCTCCTACCTAATTGAGGGAGGGCCTTCGAAAGACCTTCCCCAATCGCGCAGGCTGATGGCAGAGGATCCAGAGCTGTGGAACGACATTCTGTCTTGGTGCGCAAAAATTACCGCTTCGTTCATTCGCGCCCAAGTGCTATCCGGTGCTAGCGCGCTTCAAGTATTTGATTCCTGGGCGGGCAAGCTGAGCCATGCGGATTATGTTGCATTCGCCGCCCCACACACAAAAACCCTGTTTGATCAGCTGAAAGACCTGAGCGACGACTCCGGTGTCGCAGTACCAAGAATTCACTTCGGGGTGGGAACCGCCGGTATTCATAAGCAAATGATGGAAGTTGGAGCAACGGTACTCGGGGTGGATTATCTAACCTCTTTGGCTGATACTGCGGCCGAATTTGATTTCAAAGTACCGCTTCAGGGAAACATCGACCCTGCCTTTCTAGCTGGGGATTTTGAAGAACTAAAGGCGCACACCAAATCGGTGATTGATGCCGGTCAGAAGGCCCCCGGTCACGTGGTGAACCTTGGTCACGGGGTGCCCAAGGACACCGACCCAATCGTCTTAACAAAACTCGTTGAATACATCCATCAAATAACCTCATGA
- a CDS encoding glutamyl-tRNA reductase — protein sequence MAVVFLGTDFREARALDLELLETHASQIRINLAAKLELSAGAVVLATCNRFEMYLDSKNLPEAVAIAHAAITEALGEPGIEIAHRLEIRTGDDVVQHLFSVAAGLESMVIGEGEISGQVKRALFEAERHKSTSPEIQRLFQSAFRVSKQVANQTGLGFSVRSIIGEAIKKAAVRMDNLSNTKVLLIGTGSYARVATLALRLTKTRQISVYSRSGRAQKFADTHELEAVVEDGLLAALVEADLVVGASGRAGFVISLDLALEAQAIRAKLGSPPQIFIDVALARDVEPAVAQIPGCELIDLETLAKLQDSGHEEELAQAKNIILASIISYNQSKLERGVDPIISALRHEFGALVSDEVAAVKRRLGDQAALDVERSLMRVTNAILHKPLVKAKTMARTGNHNDYVQAVKLLYSIDLSRND from the coding sequence ATGGCGGTAGTTTTTCTTGGCACAGATTTCCGAGAGGCACGGGCTCTGGACCTTGAACTTCTAGAGACCCACGCTAGCCAAATCCGGATCAATCTCGCAGCCAAGCTTGAATTGAGCGCCGGTGCGGTTGTCTTAGCCACGTGCAACCGCTTTGAGATGTATTTGGACTCCAAAAATTTGCCCGAGGCTGTAGCAATCGCGCACGCTGCGATCACTGAGGCTCTCGGCGAACCGGGGATAGAGATTGCTCACCGACTTGAGATTCGAACGGGGGATGATGTCGTTCAACACCTCTTCTCAGTGGCAGCCGGTCTTGAATCAATGGTGATAGGTGAAGGTGAAATATCGGGTCAGGTGAAGCGGGCGCTTTTTGAAGCTGAACGACATAAATCCACCAGCCCCGAGATCCAAAGACTTTTTCAAAGTGCCTTTCGAGTCTCTAAGCAAGTGGCAAACCAGACCGGACTCGGATTCTCCGTGAGGTCGATAATCGGCGAAGCGATCAAAAAAGCAGCAGTCCGGATGGATAACTTATCGAATACCAAGGTGTTGCTGATTGGAACTGGGTCTTACGCCCGGGTTGCAACTCTGGCCCTGAGGCTTACAAAAACAAGACAGATATCGGTTTACTCCAGATCTGGAAGAGCTCAGAAATTTGCAGACACGCACGAACTGGAAGCGGTTGTCGAGGATGGCCTGCTCGCGGCACTGGTCGAGGCCGATTTAGTGGTGGGGGCAAGTGGTAGAGCGGGCTTTGTGATCAGTTTGGATTTAGCCTTAGAAGCTCAAGCCATACGAGCCAAGCTCGGCTCACCACCTCAAATCTTTATCGATGTGGCCCTGGCTCGAGACGTGGAACCAGCGGTCGCTCAAATTCCGGGTTGCGAGCTCATTGACCTCGAGACGCTCGCAAAACTCCAAGACTCGGGACACGAAGAGGAATTAGCCCAAGCAAAAAACATAATTCTTGCCTCGATCATTAGCTATAACCAATCAAAGCTTGAGCGCGGGGTGGACCCGATAATTTCTGCCTTGCGTCATGAGTTTGGCGCTCTTGTCAGCGACGAGGTGGCGGCGGTGAAGCGTCGGTTGGGAGATCAGGCCGCCCTGGATGTTGAGCGCTCACTGATGCGGGTCACTAATGCGATTTTGCATAAACCCTTAGTGAAGGCAAAAACCATGGCTCGAACCGGAAATCACAACGACTATGTTCAGGCAGTCAAGTTGCTCTACAGCATCGATTTGAGCAGAAATGACTAG
- the hemC gene encoding hydroxymethylbilane synthase yields MTSLRVGSRGSILALTQTRLVVAKLIELNPGLSVEEVIIKTEGDQTTTPLSESKNPGVFVSALRDALLAGEVDFIVHSMKDLPAKPYPGIVTGAVPEREDSSDVFISQSGLSLMALPAGSRVGTSSPRRAASVRRLRPDLVVDSIRGNIDSRLKKVESGEYDATLLALAGLRRINRESEITEHLDRKLFVPAPGQGALSVECRDQDQDLIEALSKLDHHLSRLVALAERSVLVGLNAGCATAIGAAGELLGNRLVLVAELSVESTGESVSISSEIILGPEDLLDAEKLGLLVAQRLLESPIAKKAAL; encoded by the coding sequence ATGACTAGCTTGCGGGTGGGTAGTAGGGGCAGCATTTTGGCCTTGACACAAACCAGATTGGTAGTCGCAAAGTTGATCGAACTAAATCCGGGGCTGAGCGTAGAAGAAGTAATCATCAAAACCGAGGGCGACCAAACTACGACTCCTTTGAGTGAGTCCAAAAACCCCGGCGTATTTGTCTCTGCGCTGCGCGATGCGCTACTAGCCGGTGAGGTTGATTTTATAGTCCACTCCATGAAAGATTTGCCCGCAAAACCATACCCGGGTATCGTCACGGGAGCAGTTCCAGAACGCGAAGATTCCTCCGATGTATTTATCTCTCAATCCGGCTTGAGTCTTATGGCACTGCCCGCTGGATCGAGAGTGGGAACTTCTTCGCCCAGAAGAGCGGCGAGTGTTCGAAGGTTGCGGCCCGATCTAGTCGTCGATTCGATTCGCGGCAATATTGATTCTCGACTCAAAAAGGTCGAGTCCGGGGAATATGACGCCACTCTCTTGGCACTTGCCGGGCTTAGGCGCATCAACCGGGAATCAGAAATTACCGAGCACTTGGATCGAAAACTCTTTGTCCCGGCCCCGGGACAGGGAGCCTTGAGTGTTGAATGTCGCGATCAAGATCAAGACCTGATTGAAGCGCTGTCCAAACTCGATCACCATTTATCGAGGCTGGTGGCCCTTGCCGAGCGATCGGTGCTGGTGGGTCTAAACGCTGGCTGCGCAACCGCGATAGGAGCTGCTGGTGAGCTTCTAGGGAACCGATTGGTTTTAGTTGCAGAGCTTTCTGTTGAATCAACGGGGGAATCTGTCTCAATCAGTAGCGAAATTATTCTTGGTCCCGAGGATCTTTTAGATGCGGAAAAGCTGGGCCTCTTAGTTGCTCAAAGGCTATTAGAATCCCCGATTGCTAAAAAGGCCGCTCTTTGA
- a CDS encoding uroporphyrinogen-III synthase, with amino-acid sequence MRALLIRPSRNEEDAAALISYGIESSIIPLIGISNLENPTGVKGMLSEIRTNENVWFIATSSNAIEALISQADPAELALAFKNPNLRFAAVGESSADSLKAIAEVEVLVPEIHDAYSLAGAMIEAQNQSSKMRPTVVMPIGSRSLVVAQDKLALAGFDVLAEVVYQNRPLQISETERAEISSEAIGFVLFRSPSSAKAYFALQGVPTRTVISVGATTTAAIRELGFASDLALVETTPAAVAQKIAEHLNHKERQ; translated from the coding sequence ATGAGGGCGCTTTTAATAAGGCCAAGCCGCAATGAAGAGGACGCCGCGGCACTTATCTCTTATGGCATCGAATCCAGCATTATCCCCTTGATCGGTATCTCGAATTTAGAAAATCCAACCGGTGTTAAAGGGATGCTTTCCGAAATTCGAACAAACGAAAATGTTTGGTTTATCGCGACCTCTTCAAACGCAATAGAGGCGCTAATTTCACAAGCCGACCCAGCGGAGTTAGCCCTGGCCTTCAAGAATCCAAATCTAAGGTTCGCTGCAGTTGGTGAGTCGTCTGCGGATTCTTTGAAAGCTATTGCTGAGGTCGAAGTCTTAGTTCCCGAAATCCACGATGCTTATTCACTTGCAGGGGCAATGATTGAAGCTCAGAATCAAAGCTCCAAGATGAGGCCCACCGTCGTAATGCCAATCGGCAGTCGATCGCTGGTTGTGGCTCAAGACAAACTTGCCCTAGCGGGTTTTGATGTGCTGGCCGAGGTTGTCTACCAAAACCGGCCCCTCCAGATCAGCGAAACCGAGCGTGCCGAAATTTCTTCGGAAGCTATTGGCTTTGTGCTGTTTCGCTCGCCGAGTTCAGCCAAGGCTTATTTTGCCCTGCAAGGGGTGCCCACCCGAACTGTGATTAGCGTTGGGGCGACTACCACCGCTGCGATTAGGGAATTGGGGTTCGCCTCCGATCTGGCCTTAGTAGAGACAACGCCCGCAGCGGTTGCCCAAAAAATAGCTGAGCATCTGAATCATAAGGAGAGACAATGA
- the hemB gene encoding porphobilinogen synthase — protein MIRPRRLRGSSKLREMVAETSLLPQHLIQPVFVREGLTEPREIAGMPGVLQHTEDSYLEYLDELVLAKVPSVMFFAVPEVRDELGTEAYHPNGILSRVVRLARERFGDQLVIIADLCLDEFTSHGHCGVLDDHGAVDNDATLELYCKMAEVLAKAGAHMLGTSGMMDGQVGAIRKALDSAGCIDVGILAYAAKYASAFYGPFRNAVESELAGDRKTYQQDYRNRKESLLEVELDIEQGADIVMIKPALSYLDIVSEVSKISSVPVAAYVVSGEYAMVEAAAAAGFIDRLPAIFEMLYSVRRAGAQIICTYWALEIAREIEKRTP, from the coding sequence ATGATTAGGCCCAGAAGGCTGCGGGGTTCTTCCAAGCTACGTGAGATGGTGGCCGAAACCTCCTTGTTGCCACAACACCTTATTCAGCCCGTATTTGTTCGAGAGGGCCTAACTGAACCACGTGAAATCGCTGGGATGCCAGGGGTTTTGCAGCACACCGAAGATAGCTACCTGGAATACCTCGATGAGCTAGTTTTGGCCAAGGTGCCATCCGTCATGTTTTTTGCAGTGCCGGAAGTTCGAGACGAGCTGGGTACCGAGGCTTATCACCCCAATGGGATTTTGAGTCGCGTCGTGCGATTGGCCCGGGAGCGTTTTGGGGACCAATTAGTCATCATTGCCGATCTGTGCCTGGACGAGTTCACGTCCCATGGGCACTGCGGTGTCCTAGATGATCATGGGGCTGTGGATAACGATGCAACCTTAGAGCTTTATTGCAAAATGGCTGAGGTGTTGGCAAAGGCAGGAGCCCACATGCTTGGCACCAGCGGAATGATGGATGGCCAGGTAGGGGCGATTCGCAAAGCCTTGGATTCGGCCGGTTGCATAGACGTCGGAATTTTGGCCTACGCCGCCAAGTATGCTTCGGCTTTCTACGGCCCGTTCCGAAACGCTGTTGAGTCTGAGCTAGCTGGCGACCGGAAGACTTATCAGCAGGATTATCGCAATCGAAAAGAATCACTGCTAGAGGTTGAGCTCGACATCGAACAAGGGGCAGATATCGTCATGATAAAACCTGCGCTGTCCTATCTAGACATAGTGTCCGAGGTGTCGAAGATTAGTTCGGTTCCGGTGGCCGCCTATGTGGTTTCTGGAGAATACGCGATGGTTGAGGCGGCGGCGGCGGCGGGATTCATCGATCGCCTACCAGCGATTTTCGAAATGCTCTATTCGGTGCGCCGAGCTGGTGCCCAAATTATTTGTACTTATTGGGCCCTGGAAATAGCCCGCGAAATAGAAAAGAGAACCCCTTGA
- the hemL gene encoding glutamate-1-semialdehyde 2,1-aminomutase: MNITESKSWHSRAKLSIPGGVSSPVRAFHAVGGTPRYFVSGVGSRIRDIDGNEYIDLVNSWGPMILGHAHPAVLEAVQSTTKNSFSFGAPNKNEVLLAEEILRRVPSCDRARFVSSGTEAVMTAVRLARAATNRNLIVKFAGCYHGHSDALLVQAGSGVATLGLPNSPGVTPGQTQDTIVLDYNDFQAVEDIFQLRGSEIAAIITEATPANMGLVPPAEGFNKFLADTVHKHGALLILDEVMTGFRISPGGWWGKYGHQEGWEADIYTFGKVIGGGFPIAALAGKAEIMDLLAPMGPVYQAGTLSGNPIATAAGLATLENCTSEVYDQLDNSARVIGAGISAALSAANVNHSYQTGGNLFSFFFKQGLVSNFDDAKKQNTDAFSVFFNSMLQQGIYLPPSAFEAWFVSNAITAQDVASILAAAKVAAEATAASL; encoded by the coding sequence TTGAACATCACTGAATCCAAAAGCTGGCACAGTCGAGCGAAACTGAGCATCCCGGGCGGAGTTAGCTCGCCAGTTCGAGCATTTCACGCAGTGGGTGGAACCCCGCGTTATTTTGTTTCCGGAGTGGGTTCGCGTATCCGCGACATCGATGGCAATGAGTACATCGATTTAGTCAACTCTTGGGGGCCGATGATCCTTGGCCACGCCCACCCTGCAGTCCTAGAGGCGGTGCAATCGACAACAAAGAATTCATTTTCTTTTGGAGCGCCGAATAAGAATGAGGTCTTGCTGGCCGAAGAAATCCTGCGTCGAGTTCCCTCTTGCGATCGAGCTCGGTTTGTCTCTTCCGGCACCGAAGCAGTAATGACCGCCGTCAGACTCGCTCGCGCGGCAACCAACCGAAACTTAATAGTGAAATTTGCCGGCTGTTATCACGGTCACAGCGATGCGCTCTTGGTGCAGGCTGGTTCAGGAGTTGCGACTCTCGGTTTGCCAAATTCCCCGGGAGTCACCCCCGGTCAAACCCAGGACACCATAGTTTTGGATTACAACGATTTTCAGGCCGTAGAAGATATCTTTCAACTACGCGGTTCAGAGATCGCCGCAATAATCACAGAGGCCACGCCAGCAAACATGGGGCTGGTGCCACCGGCTGAGGGATTTAATAAATTCCTGGCGGATACTGTGCACAAGCACGGTGCACTATTAATTCTCGATGAGGTGATGACAGGTTTCAGGATTTCACCCGGCGGCTGGTGGGGCAAGTATGGTCATCAAGAGGGTTGGGAGGCTGACATCTACACATTTGGAAAAGTCATTGGTGGTGGCTTTCCGATAGCTGCCCTGGCTGGCAAGGCCGAAATAATGGACCTACTGGCACCTATGGGCCCGGTTTACCAGGCGGGCACTCTCAGTGGAAACCCAATCGCAACCGCTGCTGGCTTGGCAACCCTTGAGAACTGCACCTCGGAGGTCTATGACCAGCTCGATAACTCAGCAAGAGTGATTGGAGCTGGGATTAGTGCGGCACTCAGTGCCGCGAATGTGAATCACAGCTATCAAACTGGCGGTAATTTATTCTCCTTCTTCTTCAAACAGGGTCTGGTTTCGAACTTTGATGATGCCAAAAAACAAAACACCGATGCATTCAGTGTCTTTTTCAACAGCATGCTCCAGCAAGGGATTTACCTGCCGCCATCTGCTTTTGAGGCCTGGTTTGTTTCAAATGCCATCACCGCTCAAGACGTAGCTTCAATTCTTGCAGCCGCCAAAGTAGCCGCGGAGGCGACTGCCGCGAGTCTGTGA
- a CDS encoding TetR/AcrR family transcriptional regulator, with product MTVSETFALRQQLILDSAMQIIEDGGTAQVSMASLAKATGLSRPAIYQYFSSREHVLGELMLNEMADLSNEIERLGLEIKDPMERIRVWVHYSLAHLSSKQHGIVRQISIDTLPDDQRGMLRAMHGYFMMSLISPLTELGTEDPAAVCSMIYGSVAAAAKRIGEGADFSAEAKALEKFVSAGLI from the coding sequence ATGACTGTTTCTGAGACTTTTGCCCTGAGGCAGCAGTTAATTCTGGATTCGGCTATGCAAATCATAGAAGATGGCGGAACAGCTCAGGTTTCCATGGCCAGCTTGGCTAAAGCCACCGGTCTTTCTAGGCCAGCCATTTATCAGTACTTTTCTTCGCGTGAGCACGTGCTCGGCGAACTCATGTTGAACGAAATGGCGGATCTCAGCAATGAGATTGAACGCTTGGGCTTGGAAATCAAAGACCCGATGGAACGAATTCGAGTTTGGGTGCACTATTCGTTGGCTCATCTTTCGAGCAAGCAGCACGGAATAGTTCGACAGATTTCTATTGACACCTTGCCCGATGACCAGCGTGGAATGCTGCGCGCAATGCACGGCTATTTCATGATGAGCCTTATCTCCCCGCTAACAGAGCTTGGAACCGAAGACCCCGCTGCAGTTTGCAGCATGATTTATGGATCGGTTGCAGCCGCGGCCAAGCGAATTGGCGAGGGCGCCGATTTCTCAGCTGAAGCTAAGGCATTAGAAAAGTTTGTCTCCGCTGGCCTAATCTGA
- a CDS encoding ester cyclase yields the protein MHTNQELKKIAQDFFDQIWNQGDESAIDRFIAEDAAGNDPQFGIGRESFREQWKGWRIAFPDVNFAVQELIADSETSTVVTRWILTGTHSGEFWGAAATGNKIQVDGVSIDRIHNGMVVSGFDAWDSVVLRRQIGLLPAV from the coding sequence TTGCACACCAACCAAGAACTCAAAAAGATTGCTCAGGACTTCTTTGACCAGATATGGAATCAGGGCGACGAGAGTGCGATTGATCGCTTCATCGCAGAGGATGCGGCCGGCAATGACCCGCAGTTTGGGATTGGTCGGGAAAGCTTTCGTGAGCAGTGGAAGGGCTGGCGAATCGCCTTCCCAGACGTGAATTTTGCGGTTCAAGAGCTAATAGCTGATAGCGAGACCAGCACGGTTGTGACGCGCTGGATTCTCACTGGCACGCACTCTGGAGAATTCTGGGGAGCGGCGGCAACCGGAAACAAAATTCAGGTAGACGGTGTATCAATCGACCGAATCCACAACGGCATGGTGGTCTCGGGCTTTGATGCCTGGGATTCGGTTGTCTTGCGCCGGCAAATTGGGCTGCTGCCAGCAGTGTAA
- a CDS encoding DUF427 domain-containing protein produces MSKKPEVESVWDYPRPPRLEEVSQHLSVHHAGQEIASTKGSVRVLETSHPPTYYLPMADFTQGVLIPSPGETYCEFKGVASYFDLLIAGRLIPRAAWTYKKPNRGFEKLLGKVAIYASKVDECYVGEELVQSQEGDFYGGWITSSIKGPFKGAAGTMGW; encoded by the coding sequence ATGTCAAAAAAGCCTGAGGTTGAATCGGTTTGGGATTACCCAAGGCCACCACGACTGGAAGAAGTCTCCCAGCACCTGAGTGTTCACCATGCTGGCCAAGAGATCGCCTCAACCAAAGGATCGGTTCGAGTGCTTGAGACATCGCACCCGCCAACTTATTATTTGCCAATGGCCGACTTCACTCAGGGGGTTCTTATCCCTAGTCCGGGAGAGACCTATTGCGAGTTCAAGGGGGTCGCCAGTTACTTTGATTTACTCATTGCTGGTCGCCTAATTCCAAGAGCTGCCTGGACCTATAAAAAACCAAACCGAGGCTTTGAAAAGCTTTTGGGCAAGGTCGCAATCTACGCCTCGAAGGTCGATGAGTGCTACGTGGGGGAAGAGTTAGTCCAGTCCCAAGAAGGCGATTTTTATGGTGGTTGGATAACCTCCAGCATCAAAGGCCCATTCAAGGGCGCAGCTGGAACTATGGGCTGGTAG